The sequence TGATAGCTTAGGTATGCAAACTTTAGCGTGGATCGACTTTAATCGTACTATTAAATTAAAGCCGGATTTACCTGAGGTTTATAACTTTTTAGGTATTCATTTAACGCTTAAACAACAATATACCAAAGCATATGAAATGTTTGATTCGGTTTTAGATTTAAAGCCAGAGCATCAATACGCCTATTTAAATCGTGGTATAGCACTTTACTATGGTGATAGAGCGCAACTTGCGCAATCTGATTTTCAAAGGTTTTTAGATTATGCACCTGATGACGCTTACCGTGTAGTGTGGCTATATTTAGCTGAGCAAGCGATATCAAAACCAGAGGCTGTTAAGCATTTAAAACAACATGCAAAAAAATTAAATTCAGATAACTGGGCATATCAGTTGGTATCGCTATATAGCGGCGATTTAAGTGAAAAAGACTTTTTAGCAGGTTTAGATAAAAATATAAGTAATCATCAGCAATACGCAGAGCGTTTATGCGAAGCTTATTTTTACTTAGCTAAACAACATCAATATGACGGTAATAACGCAAGAGCTTTAGAATATTTTAAGTTGGCATTATCAACAAATGTACATGAGTTTGTCGAATACAAATATGCTCGATTAGAACTACAAGTATTGCAGAATCAAGCTTTAGAAGCCGCTCAAGCTGTGCAATAAGGTAATGTTTTTAGCTTTCAATATTAAGCCGAAGCAAATGCTTCGGCTTTTATGTATTTGTTTAACACTTTTTGTTTTAAATTCATCAAATTTAACAATGCAAACTTTGTACAGCCTTTATAGTAATGGTAGTTATCAATTTGCTAATTTGATATTACAAAAATCAGAGTTATCAGATTCGGCTTATATTGATATTGAGAGTTTAAGATACTTATCATCAAAAAATGATGTAAAGGCGATGACGTTGTTGGCGAGTCATTATCAAATGCAGCAAAAGCATTTATTAGCCAAAAAGTTATATTATAAAATTTTA is a genomic window of Pseudoalteromonas sp. '520P1 No. 423' containing:
- the nlpI gene encoding lipoprotein NlpI, producing MQLKNIILGTFLGFSLMACQSTPEKTDTPIVNVAFTTPLESDVRSEIAIARYSELLYRANLTDEQKAQLYYDRGVLFDSLGMQTLAWIDFNRTIKLKPDLPEVYNFLGIHLTLKQQYTKAYEMFDSVLDLKPEHQYAYLNRGIALYYGDRAQLAQSDFQRFLDYAPDDAYRVVWLYLAEQAISKPEAVKHLKQHAKKLNSDNWAYQLVSLYSGDLSEKDFLAGLDKNISNHQQYAERLCEAYFYLAKQHQYDGNNARALEYFKLALSTNVHEFVEYKYARLELQVLQNQALEAAQAVQ